The Mobula birostris isolate sMobBir1 chromosome 6, sMobBir1.hap1, whole genome shotgun sequence genome has a window encoding:
- the kctd4 gene encoding BTB/POZ domain-containing protein KCTD4 gives MEGKGNKKETHLEGKYNYAENYLQKGKNCKASVITVNVGGYLYTTQRHTLTKHVDSLLEALINGKTQSSADGNGNYFIDRDGLLFRHVLNFLRNGKLLLPEGFQEIQLLAQEAEFYQIKPLIEALKTKLAHVQQAPEVTFLEIIDSHDRSHGLKIYCNSADFIARIKSRIIQVSKSRLDGFPEEFVVSSHVIQFKFFIKSESGARLVLKEDNTFVCTLETLKFEAIMMALKNDFKLLTSLDSSKGSIVQSDALHFLK, from the coding sequence ATGGAAGGGAAGGGTAATAAGAAAGAAACTCACCTTGAAGGAAAATACAACTATGCAGAAAACTACTTACAAAAGGGCAAGAATTGCAAGGCGTCTGTGATCACAGTTAATGTTGGTGGGTACCTCTACACAACGCAGAGACATACATTAACTAAGCATGTTGATTCCTTGCTGGAAGCTTTGATAAATGGCAAAACTCAGAGCAGTGCTGACGGCAATGGGAACTACTTCATTGACCGTGATGGCTTGCTGTTCAGGCACGTCCTTAATTTCCTACGAAACGGCAAGCTTCTCTTACCAGAAGGATTTCAAGAGATTCAACTTTTAGCACAGGAGGCAGAATTCTATCAGATAAAGCCTCTAATAGAGGCTCTGAAAACCAAGTTAGCTCATGTGCAACAGGCACCAGAGGTCACATTCCTAGAAATAATCGACAGCCACGATCGCTCTCATGGCCTCAAAATCTACTGCAATTCTGCAGATTTCATTGCAAGGATCAAGTCACGCATAATTCAAGTATCAAAAAGCCGTCTAGATGGATTTCCTGAAGAATTTGTGGTCTCATCACATGTCATCCAGTTTAAGTTCTTCATCAAATCTGAAAGTGGGGCACGTCTGGTTCTCAAGGAAGACAACACATTTGTTTGCACGCTGGAGACCCTCAAGTTTGAGGCCATCATGATGGCTTTAAAGAATGACTTCAAGTTGCTGACCAGTTTGGATAGCTCTAAGGGGTCAATTGTTCAAAGCGACGCACTTCATTTTCTAAAGTAA